One Peterkaempfera bronchialis DNA window includes the following coding sequences:
- a CDS encoding SAM-dependent methyltransferase has translation MGTERRSNAADRLDPTIAHNARVWNYWLGGKDHYAADREAGDHVFRMFPDIVHVARADREFLGRAVRFLADEAGIRQFLDIGTGLPTAENTHEVAQRVAPESRIVYADNDALVLVHARALLTSSPQGATDYVDADIRDTDRLLEAAGRTLDFSRPVAIMLLGVLNFVLDTEEAQRVVRRLMDAVPSGSYLVLTHPTLELGGEGNVEAMQFWNQNAKPPITARSGAEVARFLDGLELLEPGLVSCARWRPDPADGSGTAPAQVAQYGAVARKP, from the coding sequence GTGGGTACAGAGCGCCGGTCCAATGCGGCCGACCGGCTCGATCCGACCATCGCGCACAACGCCCGGGTCTGGAACTACTGGCTGGGCGGCAAGGACCACTACGCCGCCGACCGGGAAGCCGGCGACCATGTCTTCCGGATGTTCCCGGACATCGTCCATGTGGCCCGCGCGGACCGGGAGTTCCTGGGCCGCGCGGTGCGGTTCCTGGCCGATGAGGCGGGGATCCGGCAGTTCCTGGACATCGGCACCGGCCTGCCCACCGCCGAGAACACCCATGAGGTCGCCCAGCGGGTGGCGCCCGAGTCGCGGATCGTCTACGCCGACAATGACGCCCTGGTCCTGGTGCACGCCCGCGCCCTGCTCACCAGCAGCCCGCAGGGCGCCACCGACTATGTCGACGCCGACATCCGGGACACCGACCGGCTCCTGGAGGCCGCCGGCCGGACGCTGGACTTCAGCCGACCGGTGGCGATCATGCTGCTGGGCGTCCTGAACTTCGTGCTCGACACCGAGGAGGCGCAGCGGGTCGTGCGCCGGCTCATGGACGCGGTGCCCTCCGGCAGCTACCTGGTGCTCACCCACCCCACGCTGGAACTCGGCGGCGAGGGGAACGTCGAGGCGATGCAGTTCTGGAACCAGAACGCCAAGCCGCCGATCACCGCCCGCAGCGGCGCCGAGGTCGCCCGCTTCCTGGACGGCCTGGAACTGCTGGAGCCGGGCCTGGTGTCCTGTGCGCGGTGGCGGCCGGACCCGGCCGACGGCAGCGGGACCGCCCCGGCGCAGGTGGCCCAGTACGGCGCCGTCGCCCGCAAGCCCTGA
- a CDS encoding SulP family inorganic anion transporter produces the protein MSKARTSVRPIRAASARVRAVLPDRAVLATMRRSPRRDLLAGLTVAVVALPLALGFGIASGLGAQAGLVTAVVAGALAALFGGSSLQVSGPTGAMTVVLVPIVHRYGPSGVLTVGMLAGVLLVALALARAGRWMAYVPAPVVEGFTVGIAGVIALQQIPAALGVPKPAGDNVAVVAARAAVRFATTPHWASLALAAGVAAVMLLGARLRPTVPFSLPAVVAATAVTALADLPVARIGHIPAGIPAPSLSFLHPGALPGLLAPAVAVAALAALESLMSATAADAMTGGERHDSDRELFGQGLANLVAPLFGGVAATGAIARTAVNVRSGAASRLAALIHAAVLAVIVLAAAPLVSGIPMAALAGVLIATAVRMVEVASVRALARAGRGEAAVLLLTAVATLAFDLVTAVVAGLAATGVLALRAVARSAGLKRVPLHADHHQDEPILPAEHIAAYRIDGPLLFAAAHRLLPELIEQAQVAVVILRMSRVSAIDATGALALGEAVERLTRRGTVVLVSGIRPDHLRPLEALGVLRQLHVQGRVFATTPEAVAHARAGLHHSGVLPHQAPAPTS, from the coding sequence ATGAGCAAGGCGCGCACTTCCGTCCGGCCGATCCGGGCGGCGTCCGCCCGGGTGCGGGCCGTGCTCCCCGACCGGGCCGTCCTCGCCACCATGCGCCGCTCCCCGCGCCGGGACCTGCTCGCCGGGCTGACCGTCGCCGTCGTGGCACTGCCCCTGGCGCTGGGGTTCGGCATCGCCTCCGGCCTGGGAGCCCAGGCGGGGCTGGTCACCGCCGTGGTGGCGGGCGCGCTGGCCGCCCTGTTCGGCGGCTCCAGCCTCCAGGTGTCCGGCCCCACCGGCGCGATGACGGTGGTCCTGGTGCCCATCGTCCACCGCTACGGCCCCTCCGGGGTGCTCACCGTGGGGATGCTCGCCGGGGTGCTGCTGGTGGCGCTGGCCCTGGCCCGCGCGGGCCGCTGGATGGCCTACGTCCCCGCGCCGGTGGTGGAGGGGTTCACCGTCGGCATCGCCGGAGTGATCGCCCTCCAGCAGATCCCCGCCGCGCTCGGAGTGCCCAAGCCCGCCGGGGACAATGTGGCCGTGGTCGCCGCCCGGGCGGCGGTCCGCTTCGCCACCACACCGCACTGGGCGTCCCTGGCGCTGGCCGCCGGGGTGGCGGCCGTGATGCTGCTGGGCGCCCGGCTGCGGCCCACCGTGCCGTTCTCGCTGCCCGCCGTGGTGGCCGCCACCGCCGTCACCGCCCTGGCCGACCTGCCGGTCGCCCGGATCGGGCACATCCCCGCCGGTATCCCGGCCCCCTCGCTCTCCTTCCTCCACCCCGGCGCCCTGCCGGGGCTGCTCGCCCCGGCGGTCGCGGTCGCCGCGCTGGCCGCCCTGGAGTCGCTGATGTCCGCCACCGCCGCCGATGCGATGACCGGCGGCGAACGCCATGACAGCGACCGGGAGCTCTTCGGCCAGGGCCTGGCCAACCTGGTGGCACCGCTGTTCGGCGGGGTCGCCGCCACCGGCGCCATCGCCCGTACGGCCGTCAACGTCCGCTCCGGCGCCGCCTCCCGGCTGGCGGCGCTCATCCACGCCGCCGTACTCGCGGTCATCGTCCTGGCCGCAGCCCCCCTGGTGTCCGGCATCCCGATGGCGGCGCTGGCCGGGGTGCTGATCGCCACCGCCGTGCGGATGGTGGAGGTGGCCTCGGTACGGGCGCTGGCCCGCGCCGGACGCGGCGAGGCCGCCGTACTGCTGCTCACCGCCGTCGCCACGCTCGCCTTCGACCTGGTCACCGCCGTGGTCGCGGGCCTGGCGGCGACCGGTGTCCTGGCGCTGCGCGCCGTCGCCAGGAGCGCCGGTCTCAAGCGGGTCCCGCTCCACGCCGACCACCACCAGGACGAGCCGATCCTGCCGGCGGAGCACATCGCCGCCTACCGCATCGACGGCCCGCTGCTGTTCGCGGCCGCCCACCGCCTGCTGCCGGAACTCATCGAGCAGGCCCAGGTCGCGGTGGTCATCCTGCGGATGTCCCGGGTGAGTGCCATCGACGCCACGGGCGCCCTGGCGCTGGGCGAAGCGGTCGAACGGCTCACCCGGCGCGGCACCGTGGTCCTGGTCTCCGGCATCCGCCCCGACCACCTCAGGCCGCTGGAGGCACTGGGCGTGCTGCGGCAACTCCACGTACAGGGCCGGGTCTTCGCCACCACCCCCGAGGCCGTCGCCCACGCCCGAGCAGGACTCCACCACTCCGGCGTCCTGCCCCACCAGGCACCGGCCCCCACCTCCTGA
- a CDS encoding M48 family metallopeptidase produces MGSETVKQRRFSGGWRPAATVAMIGGFYVLLPALPAAGVALVWTAHVHGWPVQLALALAAGPVWAVVGTLRALFSSDPPEAGLRLERDRAPELWRMVDELAAAAETRAPDEILLVPEVNAGVTEQGNWLGLRPGVRRLYLGAPLLACLTAGELRATLGHELGHFSGRHTAWSAAGYRTVAGMEAAGSTGGPAGLLLRGWLWLYLKVAMPLSRQWELEADAVSLDAAGRTAAVSALRREAALRHLEDDYAHAWFPLAILARRTPDLIGGLHAYLGAPGRAAEVAALAAQDTLGALEPETGAWYSTHPPLDERIALLQRLPAPEVAADDRPAAVLLPDLAGAVAELGRSLVEELSAASGPEEPVADWAQIVERAAAVRVQLSAARHTHRLEESGVLARADLASVLAAVESGRGAELAAPEPSWQEDDNASAGRRTGSAVVLAVLAEAAVLATGRGGYRLDWSGPPALLVDGVPAGLGEAAARAAADPAAVPELRRRLAELGAPPDHRPDRAAFDFPDEILTVFGNVALRHRTYDLVICTHGLLLLRRGVFRLAVGQQRRLARLQARGRTALHARRHARAIPVETLSSIRLVGADSAKLDLRLTDGSTLRLRTTAESVGDGPVDVLRALVADPPAVALLGEPAAP; encoded by the coding sequence ATGGGCAGCGAGACCGTGAAGCAGCGGAGGTTCTCCGGCGGCTGGCGGCCGGCGGCGACGGTGGCGATGATCGGCGGGTTCTACGTCCTGCTGCCGGCGCTGCCGGCGGCGGGGGTGGCGCTGGTGTGGACGGCGCATGTGCACGGCTGGCCGGTGCAGCTCGCCCTCGCGCTGGCGGCGGGGCCGGTATGGGCCGTGGTCGGTACGCTGCGCGCGCTGTTCTCGTCCGATCCCCCGGAAGCCGGGCTCCGGCTGGAGCGCGACCGGGCCCCCGAGCTGTGGCGGATGGTCGACGAGCTGGCGGCGGCTGCGGAGACCCGGGCGCCCGACGAGATCCTGCTGGTCCCCGAGGTCAATGCGGGCGTCACCGAGCAGGGCAACTGGCTCGGCCTGCGACCGGGGGTGCGACGCCTCTACCTGGGCGCCCCGCTGCTGGCCTGCCTGACCGCCGGGGAGCTGCGCGCCACGCTGGGGCACGAGCTGGGCCACTTCAGCGGCCGCCATACGGCGTGGAGCGCGGCCGGCTACCGGACGGTGGCCGGGATGGAGGCCGCCGGGTCGACCGGCGGGCCGGCCGGGCTGCTGCTGCGCGGCTGGCTGTGGCTCTATCTGAAGGTCGCCATGCCGCTGTCGCGGCAGTGGGAGCTGGAGGCCGACGCGGTCTCCCTGGACGCGGCGGGACGTACGGCAGCCGTGTCGGCGCTGCGCAGGGAGGCGGCACTGCGCCACCTGGAGGACGACTACGCCCACGCCTGGTTCCCCCTGGCGATACTGGCCCGGCGCACCCCCGATCTCATCGGCGGTCTGCACGCCTACCTCGGCGCTCCCGGGCGGGCGGCGGAGGTCGCGGCCCTGGCCGCCCAGGACACCCTCGGGGCGCTGGAACCGGAGACCGGCGCCTGGTACTCCACCCATCCGCCGCTGGACGAGCGGATCGCCCTGTTGCAGCGGCTGCCCGCCCCCGAGGTCGCCGCCGACGACCGCCCCGCCGCCGTGCTGCTGCCCGATCTGGCGGGCGCGGTGGCGGAGCTGGGCCGGTCGCTGGTCGAGGAGCTGTCGGCGGCGTCCGGGCCGGAGGAGCCGGTGGCGGACTGGGCGCAGATCGTGGAGCGGGCAGCTGCCGTACGCGTTCAGCTCTCGGCCGCCCGGCACACGCACCGCCTGGAGGAGAGCGGCGTCCTGGCGCGGGCCGACCTGGCGTCCGTACTGGCGGCCGTCGAGTCCGGGCGCGGTGCGGAGCTTGCCGCCCCCGAGCCGAGCTGGCAGGAGGACGACAACGCGTCAGCAGGCCGCCGCACCGGGTCGGCGGTGGTGCTGGCGGTGCTGGCCGAGGCGGCGGTGCTGGCCACCGGGCGCGGCGGCTACCGGCTCGACTGGTCCGGCCCGCCGGCGCTCCTGGTCGACGGCGTTCCCGCCGGGCTCGGCGAGGCTGCCGCCCGGGCGGCAGCCGATCCGGCGGCCGTGCCGGAGCTGCGGCGGCGGCTGGCCGAGCTGGGGGCGCCGCCGGACCACCGGCCGGACCGGGCGGCCTTTGACTTCCCCGACGAGATCCTGACGGTCTTCGGCAATGTGGCGCTGCGCCACCGGACCTATGACCTGGTGATCTGCACCCACGGCCTGCTGCTGCTCCGCAGGGGGGTGTTCCGGCTGGCGGTGGGCCAGCAGCGGCGCCTCGCCCGTCTCCAGGCCCGGGGGCGCACGGCGCTGCACGCCCGCCGGCACGCGCGCGCCATCCCGGTCGAGACGCTCTCGTCCATACGGCTGGTCGGCGCCGACTCCGCAAAGCTGGACCTGCGCCTCACCGACGGCAGCACCCTCCGCCTCCGCACCACCGCGGAGTCGGTCGGGGACGGGCCGGTGGACGTCCTGCGGGCCCTGGTGGCGGACCCGCCGGCGGTCGCCCTGCTCGGCGAGCCCGCCGCGCCCTGA
- a CDS encoding AAA family ATPase, translating to MAVRPRPRLILLCGLPGSGKTTLAKRLAQEVPAVRLCPDEWLAGLGMDLYDEEVRDRLERQFWEHAGNLLRLGQNVVLEFGFWSRSERNDKRLAARALGAVVELRYLTAPFEELWRRVEARSAEAAWGTVPLSRETLEAYARLFEAPDRAELALFDRPPAGHGC from the coding sequence GTGGCCGTGCGACCCCGACCGAGGCTGATCCTGTTGTGCGGGCTCCCCGGCTCCGGGAAGACCACGCTGGCCAAGCGGCTGGCCCAGGAGGTTCCCGCCGTGCGGCTCTGCCCGGACGAGTGGCTGGCGGGCCTCGGCATGGACCTCTACGACGAAGAGGTGCGCGACCGGCTGGAGCGGCAGTTCTGGGAGCACGCCGGGAATCTGCTGAGGCTGGGACAGAACGTGGTCCTGGAGTTCGGCTTCTGGTCGCGCTCCGAGCGGAACGACAAGCGCCTCGCCGCCCGTGCGCTCGGCGCGGTGGTCGAGCTGCGCTACCTCACGGCGCCGTTCGAGGAGCTGTGGCGCCGGGTCGAGGCCCGCAGCGCGGAGGCCGCCTGGGGCACGGTCCCGCTCTCCCGCGAGACGCTCGAAGCGTATGCGCGGCTCTTCGAGGCCCCGGACCGCGCCGAACTCGCCCTCTTCGACCGGCCCCCGGCGGGCCACGGCTGCTGA